DNA from Eubalaena glacialis isolate mEubGla1 chromosome 2, mEubGla1.1.hap2.+ XY, whole genome shotgun sequence:
GGCCAGGGATTGGGAAGCTACAGCCTATGAACTAAATGCACCCATTGCCTGTTTTTGTATAGCTTAAgggctaagaatggtttttatatttcttaattgttggagaaaaaaaatcaaaagaaaaacattctgtgacacatgaaaattatatgaaattcaaatttcagggtccagaaataaagttttattgaaactcAACTTcgctcattcatttacttattatcTCATGTTGTTTTCATACTACAGCAGCCTAGTTGCAACCCTATGGACCTAAAAACCTCAAATACTTATTCTCTGGCCCTTCATAGCAAACGTTTGCTGACTGATGATAatcaattttataacatttattgagttaggCAATAGAAGATTCAAGGATGAATGAAACAAGCTCTCTGCCCTTAACAAGCTCATGATGGATGGGAAGGAAAAGGTATTCCAGACAGAAAGAACTAAACATTATAAATGCTCagtaactgggacttccctggtggtccagtgggtaagacttcgtgctcgcaatgcagggggcctgggtttgatccctggtcagggaactagatcctgcatgcatgccacaactaagagtttgcatgcctcaactaaagatcccgtgcgctgcaactaagaccaaggggagtctaaataaataaatattaaaaaaaaaaacaaagctgaaaaaaCTATATTTTCTATAAGAGTTGTATCTTATCACATCACAATTTTAAGCATCACTCAATTTTTAATTCACATGGGAGGATGTGCACTAAAGGGATGGACTGTTTAAAGGGATCATATAATACATCATTTTGAAAGAATCAATGATAAATCCTTGCAATAAAAATAGGTTTTTTATATGTAAAGTTTGCTTAAAGTAAAATTATGCTACAAATCTTCAAAGTTTCCTCACTGGGCCTAGCTGTGCAGTAAGATTATAagaaggtctttttaaaaaacatttatttacttatttatttatttatggttgtgttgggtttttgttgctgtgcgtgggcttcctctagttgcggcgagcgggggctactcttcgttggggtgtgcgggcttctcattgctctggcttctcttgttgtggagcacaggcttcagtagttgtggcacctgggctcagtagttgtggcgcatgggcttagttgctccgtggcatgtgggatcttcccagaccagggatcgaacccgtgtcccctgcattggcaggcggattcttaaccactacaccaccagggaagtccctataagaAGGTCTTAAGGAGCTAATGGATTGGATTGGCAAAACAGGTATCTGTCTAATTAGTGTTACTTGAAGGACACTACGAAGATCCTCCCAAAGACAACCCCCAGCCCAATTCTCAGTCCCAAATGTCTTATAGTATGAATTTACAAAATTACTTTGTTACAGAACTGGACAATACAGGTGAGAGCACTAGGCAATCTGGTagcaagaaaacacaggagagaaGTGAGGAAGGTGAGAACTGGGGAGTGCTGTGGTTATGTTTTGCCTATTTTCCAACGCATTCATTCTTACCCCTCGTTTCCCCCAAAATCCATAAGGTCTGGCTACTAGGTCTTCAAGTAATCTAGAAAAGTCCTTCAACAGACGTTTAAACTCTTTCAAGATAGTGTTAcagtatctatcatctatcacagttcattttagagatgatatAATGTGTCAGAAAAGGGAGAGCTCTGGGATCTAACTCTACTTCACTAGTTGAGTGGCCCTGGACACGTTTCTTGGTCTCCTCAggtcttagtttctgcatctTAAAATTACTGTAAGTAGGTAGTAGAATTCTCTAATGACTCTTCTAGGTATAAAAAGTTGTCTATTTTCACAAATCTTTCATCATGTGCATAGTGCTAATCTCTGTAGATGGTTttaccttttctatttttctcagttGCCTTTTTAGTGAAATTCCTCAACTTCCTCATTATCTCaaaatttctttcccttctctcaacCCCACTTTTCCCATTCCCTTGTCACACCTGCCATTTCTATTCCATTATTCCCTCACATCTTCAATTTCTCCCTCTGTTGGCTTGTTCCCTTTGGCCTATGAGCATGCTCTTCCCGCCGAACCTAAAACTACCACTCCTTGGGCTaatctccctcttctctccttctcaaaATTAATCCCTTCCTCCAATCATGTTCCAAGGTCTCTCGGGTCTTTTTCACCAATGCTTTTttgtcccccccccgccccggccttTAAAGATGCGTGCTTCCCTTGGCGCTCTCCTGTACCCGGCGCCTCCCGTAAGGCTTCAATATTTCACACAAACGAGCGTTCTTTGGGAACGTATGTTTTAACTACCTACCCATTATTTCCCAACCCCGCCACCGATTACAATCTAGAGGCCGTATCACTAGATGAAAAAAGGCGGGTAACACTAGTCTTTGTTACCGCCCAAGAACTGACCTGGGATAACTCGCCTGCCAGACACTTGAAACACCATCTCCTTAGAGCCCCGCTTTTGCAGAACCCACCGCGGACCAGTCACTTCTGCTGCCTACAAAGAGCTCCATCGGCCCCGACTCTAGAACAGCCCCCAGCCAGcaccctcccacccactcccGCAGCCAGCACCACCACCTCACAGCCATCTTCTGTCGCCACCGTGGGCACACCCTTAATGACGCCATCGCCCCCCACGCACCTGAGTAACCAACCCCGAAGCTACGAAATGGCCCAGCAGTAGCCCCGCAGCGTTTGGCTCGGACGCCGGGTCCCAGGGGTTCGCCGCAGCCATGGCTGGGAGCCACCTTTCCGGGTGGCGCGGAGAGTGAGCCGAACGCACCGCGCGGCTCGATGACATCACAGGCCGTTTCCGCCCCGGCGGAAGCCTGGGGAGCGCATCCCAAGCGAGCGCGGGTCCCGGGTCTTCCTCTGCGGAGCCGGCTGTGAGCTGAGGGGTAGGAGGCGAGTTCGGGGATCCTTGATCCTCTGTAGGCTCCTAGCGGCGTCTAGCCTTGGAACAGCTGCAAAAGCGGCGGGGCCTggtgttcttccctttcttccttgccACTCTTGAGCTGGCCCCCAAGATCCAGGGATCGGCAGGAGGTGACAGCTGGAGCTTGAGACTTAGCCGGGAGGCCGACGGGGTGGCTGGGTGCCGGACCGAGTGGTGACAGCTCTCTTCCTTCCCGCAGAGACCTGAGCCTTGGCGCTAGGATGGGAAACAGTGCCCTCCGCGCTCATGTGGAAACCGCGCAGAAAACTGGTGTCTTTCAGCTTAAGGACCGTGGGCTGACCGAGGTGAGACTGGGAGGGATCCGACCAAGGGAATTTAAAGGGAGAGGGACGGCGGGCGGTGAAGTTAATAGGTAAGGGATTCTCCGCGCTGAGAGCCCCTTTCTTCAGTTCCCCTCAGAGTTGCAGAAGCTGACAAGCAATCTCAGGACCATCGACTTGTCCAACAACAAGATCGAGAGTCTACCGCCTATGATTATAGGGAAGTTCACTCTGCTGAAGAGCCTGTCCTTGAACAACAACAAACTGAGTATGGCTTTTGCGCCTGGGAATTTTGCTAGTTATCAGCTGTTAAGAAGGGTGGTTTTTCTCTTGGAACAGAGTGTGGAGTATGATTATAATGTTATTAAACTGGTTTTCAAATAAATGtatcagaatcttaaaaaaaaaaggtttttttcttacAAGCTGATTTTTGTTGTTATGAAACTGTTCAGGAGCTCAAGATGCAGAAGAATGTCAGAGTCCTTGAAGCTTTCTATCTCTTGTAATTACATCTGTAAGCCTCCTCTCCTGGTGTAATGATTGGTAGGAGGTTAATTTGGACTTGAAAGGGACCATCTTTGGGGTGTAATGTAAACAGAGCTAATTTTGCTGCTAATTTGGAAGGGCGGATGGGATGGGAAGGAGAGGGCCTTCCAAATCCCACAAAATTGCTGTGGGATTGTGCAGTGGCCCCTTCACAAAAGGAGCCTATTATACACATAATGCTTTCCTGAATTTTGATGGCACCCTCACCTTCTGAAGACTATGTTGGTaaaaatgcaatatttaaaaatggCACAACATGTGAAATGCCTATGTATATTAACAAGAGGCATAACAGACTGCCATATAGTTTTAATAAACTCCATCAAAGGTGTTTTTCAGCTGCATTGGattcaggtttttaaatttttctttgccagcTGTCCTTCCTGATGAGTTATGCAATCTGAAAAAACTAGAGACACTAAGCCTAAACAACAATCAGTTGAGAGAGCTGCCATCTACTTTCGGGCAACTATCTGCCCTTAAGACCCTGAGCCTCTCTGGGAACCAGCTGAGAGCACTACCACCCCAACTTTGTAACCTACGGCACCTGGATGTAGTGGATCTCTCCAAGAACCAAATTCGGAGCATACCTGACACAGTGCGGGAGCTGCAGGTCATCGAACTCAACCTCAACCAGAACCAGGTCTAGAGCTTAAGGGTTTATTTCTACAGCATGTATGTGGGTTTACAGTCTCCTGAATAAACAATTGTTCTCTAAACTGTAATCATGGAGAGGGGTATCAGAGGCTAGAAGAAAGGTATATTCTATGGGCTGGACTAATTTCAAAGCCCAAAGTGCCATGAAGTTAGTTGAGACACTGGGTGTGTTTGTTGTGTAGGTGTTTTTTGGAGGGTAGTATGGGTAACAGGGTGAGGTAATTTCAAAAGTTAAACCTCTGTCTCACAAACCTTGAGTTCTTCAGATCATCCTCAAATATACCTCTAATCATCTAGCAAGGAGCTATGTCAGGAAGATAGAGTGGAAAAGAGGCTTAAACTCATGTTCTCAGAGTTGGACATCAGAGTTCATTCAGTTGTCCTTTTGCTGACATCTTTGTCAAGTGTGTGTTCTGCTTTTGCGGAAAAACCATCAGTGATAGGATTTTTGGAGTTTGTTGGACAGCTTTAATTGCagtatttgaaatttatttccaTAACTTCAGAAACTCTTTGGTTAACATGTATCTGACTGGAGAAACAATCTTTGGTCTAGACATAAGGCACAAATGATGAAACACTGATCATAGTGAGACTGGGTAGTCTTTAGATTTTCTAGTGCCTATGCTTCTAGATCTGCAGAGTCCattacagtagccactagccattaaaattcatttaaattagacttaaaaattcagttcctcggttgcactagccatatttcaagtacGGCTCAATacagccatatgtggctagtggctaccatattggacagcacaaatatagaacattccactAGTTGCAATAAGTTTTATTGGACAAAACTGTTCTAGATTGTCCTGACCTTACGTTATGATGAAATTCAGTCAGTCTTGGACGAGATT
Protein-coding regions in this window:
- the LRRC57 gene encoding leucine-rich repeat-containing protein 57, producing MGNSALRAHVETAQKTGVFQLKDRGLTEFPSELQKLTSNLRTIDLSNNKIESLPPMIIGKFTLLKSLSLNNNKLTVLPDELCNLKKLETLSLNNNQLRELPSTFGQLSALKTLSLSGNQLRALPPQLCNLRHLDVVDLSKNQIRSIPDTVRELQVIELNLNQNQIAQISVKISCCPRLKVLRLEENCLELSMLPQSILSDSQICLLAVEGNLFEIKKLRELEGYDKYMERFTATKKKFA